In the Streptomyces sp. 3214.6 genome, ACAGCGCGACTGGCGGGCCGAGAGCCGGGCCGCCTACCTGCACGACGCCCTGGCCGCCGCCGATCCCCAGGTCGACTTCTCCCGCTACGACGTCGTCTACTTCGTGGCCGACCCGGACGCGCCCGGAGTCGACTCGGACGCGACGAAGGTCGTCAACCTGGACTCCCCGCTGACGGCCGACGGCACGGACATCAGCCGCATCGTCACGGTCTTCGAGAAGCATCCCCCGGACCGTCTCGTCCTCGCCCATGAGACCAGCCACGTCTTCGACCTGCCCGACCTCTACCACCGCCCCGCCGACGGCAAGGGCGACTGGGACACCTACGTCGGCGACTGGGACCTGATGGGCAGCCAGTTCGGCCTCGCCCCCGACCTGTTCGCCTGGCACAAGTGGAAGCTGGGCTGGCTGGATCCACGCCAGGTGATGTGCGTACGGGGCCCCGGACCGACCCGGCTGACCCTGGAACCCCTCGGCGCCGGACCGGGCGTGCCGGTCGCCCGCGCCTCCGGGGCGCCGGCCTTCGGACTCGGCCACGGCGTCAAACTCGCGGTCGTGCGCACCGGCCCCGACAGCGTGCTCGCCTTCGAGGCGCGCGGTCCGGTGGGCGTCGACGGCGCGGCCTGCCGCTCCGGCATCCTCGTCTACCGCGTCAGTGGCGACGCCCGCTCCGGCCGCGGCCCCGTCGAGGTGATCGACGCCCACCCGAGTACCGAGGCCTGCTGGGAGAACTCCGTCTACCCACCCCTCGCGGACGCCCCGGTCGCCCTCGGCGAAAGCTTCACCGTGCCGGGCGACGGTGTACGGGTGGACGTGGAAGGGCGCACGGAGTCGGGGGAGTGGACGGTACGGATCACACCGGCGGCGCCATAGGTCCGGTCCTGCCCGGGAGCCGCGAAAGCGGGTCCAAGGGAGCGCGGGCTCAAGGGAAAGGGGGCCCAAGGGAAAGGGGGCCAAAGGGGGTATGCGAAAGGCCCCTCGCTTTCGCGAGAGGCCTTTGCCGTCTGTGCGCCGCCAGGGACTCGAACCCCGGACCCGCTGATTAAGAGTCAGCTGCTCTAACCAACTGAGCTAGCGGCGCCTGCTGACGTCGTAGACCTTAGCATCCTGCTCGGCGGGAGGTGAAATCGATATCCGCACGGCCGAACGGGCCGCCCGGACGGCCGCCCACAGCAGGATCTCGGGCCCCGGAAGCCACGGCTGACGCGTGTCCGGAGCGACCATCCAGCGCGTCGAGGCTCCCTCGCGGGCCGGGGTCAGCGCGGGTACGGTCACCGCGTCACCGGTGCCGTGGCACAGCAGCGGCGGCACGGTGCCGACCCGGCCGTCCGGCCGGCCGTCGGCGCTCCACTCCTCCCACTCCAGCAGCGAGGGCAGCCGCTGGGCCGTCCCCGGCGCCGAGAACAACAGCGTCCGCCCGCGGAACGCGGCCACCGGACCGGAGCCCGGCCCCTCGCTCCACAGCCGGTCCAGCATCAGCCGCCCGAACATCGCCGGCGCGCTGACGATGTCGAACACCGAGCCGCACGGCAGGACCGCCGGGGCGTGCGGCCGCTCCTCCCAGAGGGCGAGCGTGCTGCGCGGATACGTTCCGGCGGAGGCCAGCCAGGCGGCGCCGTCCGGGGTGACACCGATGGGTTCGTCGCAGGGACTGCTCATACCGCACAGGTCTACCGGTGGTGAGCGGCCGATCTCACAGGGTTGCGGGAAACGAGTACGGACAACGACCGGAGGGAGTATCGTGCCCGCCCGGCATATGCCAGACGGGACTTGCCCTCACACGGGGTCGACGTGCCCCCGCCCCTCGGCGTCGCCCTTCAGCAGATCCCGGCCGAACTCGACCATCTTCTTCGCGTAGTCCTCGGTCCACTCGGCGCGCTCGGCGATGTCCGCGGCCGTCAGCCGGTCGAAGCGGCGCGGATCGGCGAGCTGCGCCGCCGCCATCGCCTGGAACTCCACCGCCCGGTCGGCCGCCGCCCGGAATGCGAGCGTCAG is a window encoding:
- a CDS encoding bifunctional DNA primase/polymerase; translation: MSSPCDEPIGVTPDGAAWLASAGTYPRSTLALWEERPHAPAVLPCGSVFDIVSAPAMFGRLMLDRLWSEGPGSGPVAAFRGRTLLFSAPGTAQRLPSLLEWEEWSADGRPDGRVGTVPPLLCHGTGDAVTVPALTPAREGASTRWMVAPDTRQPWLPGPEILLWAAVRAARSAVRISISPPAEQDAKVYDVSRRR
- a CDS encoding M6 family metalloprotease domain-containing protein; translation: MPRRPRPFPPLPRPRLRSTTAVFTTLSALAATSLVTGPSVAEPLSVAPCALPRTAAHHSEGVDTWNTAYPRPVRSLDAVMVFLSFPDRPPTTSPAELAADHFPATSRFFQQASYGRFTLRPHPQKRWIRMPKPSTAYAIQRDWRAESRAAYLHDALAAADPQVDFSRYDVVYFVADPDAPGVDSDATKVVNLDSPLTADGTDISRIVTVFEKHPPDRLVLAHETSHVFDLPDLYHRPADGKGDWDTYVGDWDLMGSQFGLAPDLFAWHKWKLGWLDPRQVMCVRGPGPTRLTLEPLGAGPGVPVARASGAPAFGLGHGVKLAVVRTGPDSVLAFEARGPVGVDGAACRSGILVYRVSGDARSGRGPVEVIDAHPSTEACWENSVYPPLADAPVALGESFTVPGDGVRVDVEGRTESGEWTVRITPAAP